From the genome of Scytonema hofmannii PCC 7110, one region includes:
- a CDS encoding DUF924 family protein produces MSQATEILDFWFGKLDEPGYGKPKSSWFSKKPEFDEELRIRFLSDYQKAAAGNHDEWIDAPDSCLALILLLDQFPRNVFRDTPEAFLTDWEALSAAHHAVAQGYDKKLLPVQRWFIYLPFEHSENLEHQRKSVQLFEQLTNDPDSASCIDYAIRHMKVIERFGRFPHRNAILGRTSTSEEKEFLKQAGSSF; encoded by the coding sequence ATGTCACAGGCAACTGAAATTTTAGACTTTTGGTTTGGCAAACTAGATGAACCGGGTTATGGCAAACCAAAATCTTCTTGGTTTAGTAAAAAACCGGAATTTGACGAAGAACTTCGCATCCGATTTTTAAGCGATTATCAAAAAGCAGCGGCAGGAAATCACGACGAATGGATCGATGCTCCCGATAGCTGTTTGGCTCTCATTTTGCTGCTCGATCAATTTCCTCGAAACGTTTTCCGAGATACTCCCGAAGCCTTTTTAACGGACTGGGAAGCACTCTCAGCAGCGCATCACGCCGTTGCCCAAGGCTACGACAAGAAACTTCTACCTGTCCAACGCTGGTTTATTTATCTCCCCTTTGAACACAGCGAAAACTTGGAACATCAGCGTAAGTCGGTTCAGTTATTTGAGCAACTCACCAACGATCCCGACAGCGCCAGTTGTATTGATTATGCTATTCGCCATATGAAAGTCATTGAGCGTTTCGGTCGCTTTCCCCATCGCAATGCAATTTTGGGAAGAACCTCAACATCAGAGGAAAAAGAGTTTTTAAAACAGGCAGGTTCTTCTTTTTAA
- a CDS encoding SRPBCC family protein — protein MSASLISETVITGSNMVWNQDQQSLLMQGEILLQTRSHTAWGGAVTATMYVPLVRSQVWQQITDYPRWVQYFPDVTRSEVLQRGEVKRLYQAAQKAFLFFTAQVEIYLNVVEELGQQIQFQMEKGNFHDFAANLELKDCGNGTLLTYGVEATPAIPVPSIFIQQAMNFELPTNMRKMRQVLCKG, from the coding sequence ATGAGTGCATCGTTAATATCAGAGACAGTTATTACTGGTTCAAATATGGTTTGGAATCAAGATCAACAATCTTTGTTGATGCAAGGCGAAATTTTGTTACAGACACGTTCGCATACAGCCTGGGGTGGTGCAGTGACTGCCACAATGTATGTGCCACTGGTGCGATCGCAAGTGTGGCAGCAAATCACGGATTATCCCCGTTGGGTACAATATTTTCCTGATGTTACCAGAAGTGAAGTTTTGCAAAGAGGAGAAGTGAAGCGTCTGTATCAAGCAGCACAAAAAGCCTTCCTATTTTTTACGGCTCAAGTAGAAATATATCTGAATGTTGTGGAAGAACTTGGTCAGCAAATACAATTTCAGATGGAAAAAGGAAATTTCCACGATTTTGCAGCTAATTTAGAGCTAAAAGATTGTGGCAATGGCACTTTACTGACTTATGGAGTGGAAGCGACTCCAGCTATACCCGTACCATCAATTTTTATACAACAAGCAATGAACTTTGAATTGCCAACAAATATGCGTAAAATGCGACAAGTGCTTTGTAAGGGTTAG
- a CDS encoding DUF760 domain-containing protein yields the protein MNNLSDPNPEYFGSEVSNGNLLWQYVQSMSPETIAQLSKPSSPEVLQAMERTIISMLGGLPSEHFTVTITTSSDNLGKLLAAAMMNGYFLRNAENRMVFEKALQAADAHSEA from the coding sequence ATGAATAATCTGTCAGATCCTAACCCAGAATATTTTGGTAGTGAAGTGTCAAACGGTAACTTGTTGTGGCAATACGTTCAATCTATGAGTCCGGAAACCATTGCCCAACTTTCTAAACCTTCATCTCCCGAAGTGCTTCAAGCAATGGAACGCACGATTATCTCGATGTTGGGAGGTCTGCCTTCAGAACACTTCACCGTCACTATCACAACGAGCAGCGACAACCTTGGAAAGCTTCTCGCTGCTGCCATGATGAATGGTTACTTTCTGCGTAACGCTGAAAATCGTATGGTCTTTGAAAAGGCTTTACAAGCAGCAGATGCTCACTCGGAAGCATAG
- a CDS encoding WD40 repeat domain-containing protein, translated as MFSKKVLAGLGISTAVAVMGLGWSKLPLKAKIRVSSVQYALTTNLSITLKGHAAWIYAIAISPDGEILASGSYDGTIKIWNLQAGKGKLLFTIAGHADAVESLAISSDGTTLASGSWDNQIKLWNLKTGKTIRTLSGHSDDVESVAFSPDGKTVISGSWDKTVRLWNVETGRVVRSLNQKEAVRTIAISPDGKFLVSGTENGKIIIWQLSTGKLKTILTSHEKYVSALAFSPDGKTFASVSQDQTIKLWSPQTGKLQQTFSGHDSAILSVAFSTDGQTLATSGYDQTIRLWNVQTGELSNTLTGHEKAVWAIVFRPKTKMIVSGSADETVKIWQILLVPLRGEPGNPSNRDIKAAMS; from the coding sequence ATGTTTTCTAAAAAAGTGTTAGCAGGGTTAGGAATATCGACAGCAGTGGCTGTTATGGGTTTAGGTTGGTCAAAATTACCCTTGAAAGCAAAAATACGTGTTTCATCAGTTCAATATGCACTGACGACTAATCTGTCCATCACTCTTAAAGGTCATGCAGCTTGGATTTATGCAATAGCAATTAGCCCTGATGGAGAAATCTTAGCCAGTGGCAGTTATGACGGCACTATTAAGATTTGGAATTTGCAAGCAGGCAAAGGCAAATTACTCTTCACCATCGCTGGTCATGCTGATGCAGTTGAATCCCTCGCTATTAGTTCTGATGGTACTACCCTTGCTAGTGGTAGTTGGGATAACCAGATTAAGTTATGGAATCTCAAAACTGGCAAAACAATTCGCACTCTCTCAGGACATTCAGACGATGTCGAATCTGTTGCTTTTAGCCCCGATGGAAAAACTGTCATCAGTGGCAGTTGGGATAAAACAGTCAGATTGTGGAATGTAGAAACTGGAAGGGTAGTTCGCTCCTTGAACCAGAAAGAAGCTGTAAGAACCATCGCTATCAGCCCTGATGGAAAATTTCTTGTAAGTGGCACAGAAAATGGAAAAATTATCATCTGGCAACTTTCAACAGGTAAGTTAAAAACAATCTTGACTTCCCATGAGAAATATGTATCTGCGCTCGCCTTCAGCCCTGATGGAAAAACGTTTGCGAGTGTCAGTCAAGACCAAACAATTAAGTTATGGAGTCCTCAAACAGGCAAACTGCAACAGACTTTTAGCGGACATGATAGTGCAATCTTATCCGTTGCTTTTAGTACAGATGGACAAACTCTTGCCACCAGTGGGTATGACCAAACTATTAGGTTATGGAATGTCCAGACTGGAGAGTTATCAAACACCCTTACAGGACATGAGAAAGCGGTTTGGGCTATTGTTTTTCGTCCCAAAACCAAAATGATTGTTAGTGGTAGTGCGGATGAGACTGTCAAAATTTGGCAAATCCTACTAGTACCGCTTCGCGGAGAGCCTGGGAACCCTAGCAATAGGGATATTAAGGCGGCAATGTCTTAA
- a CDS encoding L,D-transpeptidase, whose protein sequence is MKSLISPVWVSPLKLLAGAVLALNVSVAASGEVLAQSKSQIIKQQIQTLRQSTQRWIQVKLSEQKLVAWEGGKPVYAIVVSTGRKSTPTRTGVFKIQSKHKSTRMRGSDYDVPRVPHTMYYSGGYAIHGAYWHRKFGTPVSHGCVNLAPNHAKWLFNWASIGTPVVVQK, encoded by the coding sequence ATGAAAAGTTTGATTTCTCCTGTTTGGGTAAGTCCCTTGAAGTTACTTGCTGGTGCAGTATTAGCCTTGAATGTTTCTGTTGCAGCATCAGGTGAGGTTTTGGCACAATCAAAATCTCAAATTATCAAACAACAAATACAGACGTTACGACAATCTACTCAGCGTTGGATTCAGGTTAAGCTTTCAGAACAAAAGTTAGTTGCTTGGGAAGGCGGCAAACCTGTTTACGCAATTGTTGTTTCCACAGGTAGAAAATCCACTCCAACTCGCACTGGTGTTTTTAAAATTCAATCTAAGCACAAGTCTACCCGAATGCGGGGTAGCGACTATGATGTTCCCCGTGTCCCACACACTATGTACTATAGTGGAGGCTATGCGATTCATGGAGCATACTGGCATCGAAAATTCGGAACCCCAGTGAGTCACGGTTGTGTCAATTTAGCTCCTAATCATGCTAAATGGTTATTTAACTGGGCATCTATAGGGACACCAGTGGTAGTACAGAAGTAG
- a CDS encoding Hsp70 family protein, whose amino-acid sequence MAIAIDFGTSNTVIARWNPVTQSPETLNLPGLSIQQSLNPPLIPSLVYVEDASKGQVLVGQQVRDRGLDLKNEPRFFRSFKRGIGADIQGFLPELDGQITTFEQVGQWFLSQAIEQLASLQGGIDSLVLTVPVDSFETYRHWLGKVCQALPVEQVRMLDEPTAAALGYGMTDQEILLVIDFGGGTLDLSIVQLDKTVQATQKPLGFILKWGNKSLAEDSKQKVKTARVLAKAGQNLGGTDIDNWLLDYFAKTQEIPISPLTTRLAEKIKIQLSTQTQASEVYFNDETFESYELELNREILENILKENSFFERLDESMTSLLQQARRQGIEVSDINAVLLVGGTVQLPTVQTWVKQYFAPEKIRCERPFEAIAQGALQLAQGIELKDFLYHSYGVRYWDRRNRRHNWHPIIKAGQPYPMMQPVELVLGASVENQPSIELIMGELGAEIGGTEVYFDGDRLITRRLGSTTSSVKPLNDKDGARTIAQLTPPGHPGGDRVKILFLVDEQRFLRITVEDLLSNETLLENQLVAQLS is encoded by the coding sequence ATGGCAATAGCAATCGATTTTGGTACCAGTAACACGGTTATTGCTCGTTGGAACCCCGTTACCCAAAGCCCAGAAACTCTCAACCTACCTGGGTTATCGATTCAACAAAGTCTCAACCCCCCTTTGATTCCTAGCTTAGTGTATGTTGAAGATGCTTCAAAGGGGCAAGTTTTGGTCGGTCAACAGGTACGCGATCGCGGTCTCGATCTGAAAAACGAACCACGGTTTTTCCGTAGTTTCAAACGGGGTATCGGTGCGGATATTCAGGGATTCTTACCGGAATTAGATGGGCAAATCACTACCTTTGAACAAGTAGGGCAATGGTTTCTTTCTCAAGCGATCGAACAATTGGCGTCCTTACAAGGTGGGATAGATTCTTTGGTGTTAACTGTACCTGTTGATAGCTTTGAAACCTACCGTCACTGGTTGGGAAAAGTCTGCCAAGCTCTTCCTGTAGAGCAAGTGCGAATGCTAGATGAACCTACCGCAGCTGCTTTAGGTTATGGTATGACAGACCAAGAAATTCTTTTGGTTATTGACTTTGGCGGTGGAACCTTAGATTTATCCATAGTTCAATTGGATAAAACCGTACAAGCGACGCAAAAACCTTTAGGATTTATACTGAAGTGGGGTAATAAGTCTTTAGCAGAAGATTCAAAACAAAAGGTAAAAACGGCTCGCGTCTTGGCAAAGGCTGGGCAAAATTTAGGTGGTACTGATATTGATAATTGGTTGCTTGATTACTTTGCTAAAACTCAAGAGATACCAATTAGTCCTTTAACAACTAGATTGGCGGAAAAGATAAAGATTCAACTATCGACTCAAACCCAAGCTAGCGAAGTTTATTTCAACGATGAAACGTTTGAGAGTTATGAATTAGAACTCAACCGCGAGATTTTGGAAAATATTCTTAAAGAAAATTCCTTTTTTGAACGACTTGATGAGTCGATGACTTCTTTGTTGCAACAAGCGCGACGTCAAGGAATAGAAGTCTCAGATATCAATGCTGTTTTGTTAGTTGGCGGTACAGTACAGTTACCGACAGTCCAAACATGGGTGAAGCAGTATTTTGCTCCAGAAAAAATTCGTTGCGAACGTCCTTTTGAAGCCATTGCCCAAGGGGCTTTACAGCTAGCCCAAGGTATAGAACTCAAAGATTTTCTCTACCACAGTTATGGTGTCCGCTATTGGGATCGCCGTAATCGCCGTCACAACTGGCATCCTATTATTAAGGCTGGGCAACCGTATCCGATGATGCAGCCAGTGGAGTTGGTTTTGGGTGCTTCTGTAGAGAATCAACCCAGTATTGAATTGATTATGGGTGAATTGGGAGCAGAAATTGGTGGTACAGAAGTTTATTTTGATGGCGATCGCCTGATTACTCGCCGTCTTGGTAGCACCACTAGCAGCGTCAAACCTCTCAATGATAAAGACGGTGCAAGAACTATTGCTCAACTTACACCACCAGGGCATCCCGGAGGCGATCGCGTCAAAATTCTTTTTTTAGTTGACGAGCAGCGCTTTTTACGGATTACAGTTGAGGATTTATTAAGCAATGAAACGCTGTTAGAAAATCAACTTGTTGCACAATTAAGTTAA
- the uvsE gene encoding UV DNA damage repair endonuclease UvsE, translating into MSAVQESKSRSRIAGDRSSNAQQLPKTGDIAATASPRLGLVCITSSKDVRYRTITRTRYLELPENQRETALKVIYRENLQRLDFALTFCLRNSIHLYRMSSGLFPMSDLEDEVGTTVLESMSADLAKIGQRAERVGIRMVLHPDQYVVLSSDSPQVVASSIKILARHARTLDLLGLPRSSWSLMNIHGGKSQRADRLVGVISELPENIRSRLTLENDENAYSSSEILEVCQKADIPLVFDAHHHICHENLESYDDPSVAEMFYAARETWDNPDWQLVHISNGEEAFGDRKHSEYITAMPSAYSEAPWIEVEAKRKEEAIAHLRAWWLVGE; encoded by the coding sequence ATGTCAGCAGTGCAGGAATCAAAATCCCGATCGCGAATTGCAGGCGATCGCTCATCTAATGCACAGCAGTTGCCAAAAACCGGGGACATTGCAGCAACTGCTTCTCCACGCTTAGGGCTTGTTTGTATTACATCTTCCAAAGATGTTCGCTACCGAACTATAACGCGAACGCGCTACTTAGAACTTCCAGAGAACCAGCGTGAAACTGCTCTTAAAGTCATTTATCGAGAAAACCTACAACGCTTGGATTTTGCATTAACTTTCTGCTTGCGAAACTCAATTCATCTTTACCGTATGTCATCTGGCTTATTCCCTATGAGCGATCTAGAAGATGAAGTCGGTACAACTGTATTGGAAAGTATGAGTGCAGATTTAGCCAAAATTGGACAAAGGGCAGAAAGAGTAGGCATTAGAATGGTGCTGCATCCAGATCAATATGTGGTGTTGAGTTCTGATTCACCGCAAGTAGTGGCATCAAGTATCAAAATTTTGGCTCGTCACGCTCGCACGCTAGATTTACTGGGTTTACCACGTTCTTCTTGGTCACTTATGAATATTCATGGTGGTAAATCACAACGTGCAGATCGTCTCGTGGGGGTAATTTCAGAATTGCCAGAAAACATAAGAAGCCGCTTAACTTTGGAAAACGACGAAAACGCTTACAGTTCAAGTGAAATTTTGGAAGTTTGCCAAAAAGCTGACATTCCACTGGTATTTGATGCCCATCACCATATTTGTCATGAAAATTTAGAGAGTTATGACGATCCAAGTGTTGCCGAAATGTTTTACGCTGCACGGGAAACTTGGGATAACCCTGATTGGCAGTTAGTTCACATTTCCAATGGAGAAGAAGCATTCGGCGACAGAAAACACAGTGAGTACATCACGGCAATGCCAAGTGCGTACAGTGAAGCACCTTGGATAGAGGTTGAAGCTAAACGTAAGGAAGAAGCAATAGCCCATTTGCGTGCTTGGTGGCTTGTGGGAGAATAA
- a CDS encoding response regulator codes for MVLASIFIPHGHCYLWQPELVGLHIISDALTAIAYYSIPFTLTYIVEKRRDIPYNWIFLLFGAFIVLCGTTHIFEIWTLWHPNYWLSGFTKAITALVSLYTAVMLVQLVPQVLAIPSAAQFEGVKNEIAERQRVEVELQKAKETAEAANRAKSRFLASMSHELRTPLNSILGFTQIMHRDTSFSPEYREYINIINRSGQHLLELINDVLEMSKIEAGRVKLSISSFDLYRLIDNLEEMLHLKAASKQLTLTFDCASSVPQYISTDESKLRQILLNLLSNAIKFTESGSVTLRVRLGSREWGVVSGESSPTPNSPFPTPYYLHFEVTDTGPGIDPVEMNLLFEAFEQTSIGRKTAEGTGLGLPISRFFVNLMGGEMTVRSVVGEGSVFAFHIQVEVPQITQVQTELFHKRVKSITPNKPVYRLLIVDDNWEHRQLLLALLKPLGFEVREAENGQQGIEVWESWEPHLIFMDMQMPIMNGYEATQHIKATPLGQATVIIALTATTFNDERSLSLSAGCDNFIRKPFQEEEIFDKLAQHLDINYIYFDCAPIGRTSQKLSTNTIKQDLAVMPDKWIQQLYEAASGGSDERVFQLIAEIPKEHTTLLDTLQQLTKDFRFDEIIDAIK; via the coding sequence ATGGTACTTGCGTCAATTTTTATTCCCCACGGACACTGCTATCTTTGGCAGCCAGAGTTAGTGGGATTGCACATTATTTCAGATGCTCTGACTGCAATAGCTTATTACTCTATCCCTTTCACGTTAACTTACATTGTTGAAAAGAGGCGCGACATTCCTTACAACTGGATTTTCCTCTTGTTTGGAGCTTTTATTGTTTTATGTGGTACAACCCACATTTTTGAAATTTGGACACTTTGGCATCCCAACTACTGGTTATCTGGCTTCACTAAAGCAATTACAGCCCTGGTTTCCCTGTACACGGCTGTTATGCTAGTCCAACTAGTGCCACAAGTTTTGGCAATTCCTAGCGCTGCTCAATTTGAGGGAGTGAAAAATGAAATAGCGGAACGCCAACGGGTGGAAGTGGAATTGCAAAAAGCTAAAGAAACTGCTGAGGCGGCGAATCGTGCCAAAAGTCGGTTTTTGGCTTCTATGAGTCACGAACTACGCACCCCTCTCAACAGTATATTGGGTTTTACCCAAATCATGCACCGAGATACCTCTTTCTCTCCAGAGTATAGGGAGTATATCAATATTATTAATCGTAGCGGTCAACACTTGCTGGAATTAATCAATGATGTTTTAGAGATGTCGAAAATTGAAGCAGGGAGAGTTAAGCTCAGCATTAGTTCTTTCGATCTCTATCGCCTCATCGATAACTTAGAAGAAATGCTGCACCTCAAAGCTGCATCCAAGCAACTGACATTAACTTTTGATTGTGCATCATCAGTACCACAGTACATTAGTACGGATGAAAGCAAATTGCGCCAAATTCTACTGAACTTGCTCAGTAATGCCATCAAGTTTACAGAAAGTGGTAGTGTAACGTTACGTGTAAGACTGGGGAGTCGTGAGTGGGGAGTGGTGAGTGGGGAATCTTCTCCTACTCCCAATTCCCCATTCCCAACTCCCTATTACCTTCATTTTGAAGTTACAGACACTGGTCCCGGTATCGATCCTGTAGAAATGAACTTACTGTTTGAAGCGTTTGAACAGACTTCCATTGGCAGAAAAACAGCAGAAGGCACGGGATTGGGACTACCTATCAGCCGCTTTTTCGTGAATCTTATGGGTGGCGAGATGACTGTTAGGAGTGTTGTGGGAGAGGGAAGTGTATTTGCTTTCCATATTCAAGTTGAAGTGCCGCAAATAACACAGGTACAAACTGAATTATTCCACAAGCGGGTGAAGAGCATTACCCCTAATAAACCTGTTTATCGATTGCTAATTGTGGATGACAATTGGGAACATCGTCAACTTCTACTAGCACTCCTAAAACCTTTGGGTTTTGAGGTACGGGAAGCCGAAAACGGTCAACAAGGGATAGAGGTATGGGAAAGTTGGGAACCGCACCTGATTTTTATGGATATGCAAATGCCTATCATGAACGGTTATGAAGCAACTCAACACATCAAAGCTACCCCTTTGGGGCAAGCCACTGTCATTATTGCTCTGACAGCGACTACATTTAATGATGAGCGATCGCTGTCTTTATCAGCTGGATGTGATAATTTCATCCGCAAGCCATTTCAAGAGGAAGAAATTTTTGATAAACTTGCCCAACATTTAGATATAAACTATATCTACTTTGATTGTGCGCCTATTGGTCGAACATCACAAAAACTCTCTACCAACACAATCAAACAAGATTTAGCTGTGATGCCCGATAAATGGATACAACAGCTGTATGAAGCAGCCTCTGGAGGTAGTGATGAACGTGTTTTCCAGTTGATAGCTGAAATTCCAAAAGAACACACAACTCTGCTCGATACTCTTCAACAACTGACAAAGGACTTTCGCTTTGACGAAATTATTGACGCAATCAAGTAG
- a CDS encoding RNA-guided endonuclease InsQ/TnpB family protein — protein MYRTIPVKARFTDIEQAFWIDQCEHANSLINCAIYHTKQAHYVRLEESGSAFTTYWRGDELRHGWKTYKCFTTYPELDKVLKDNPHYKALAAQASQQTLKSVGESIASYNGLVNAYYKGEVDKPSLPKYRKKGGLAAVTFPRQALNYRDGNFYPSISKETKPQMLTEIKLHLPDFIDLDWVKEVTIRPYYGELWIDWVIDDGKEPIELNPNLDYTQAWSFDHGGTNWLTGVSTLGRSLIIDGRKLKSMNQGYCRLVAKYKQGKSDFYWDSNLDRVQRKRNNQMRDAINKAARFIVNRCQLDRVGNLVIGWNEGQKNGSDMGKRGNQNFVVIPTGRLIERLKQLCPEYGIVLTVTEEAYTSRASFLDGDLLPKFGEKPEGYKTSGTRITRGTYKTKNGVLVNADCNGAANILAKVARQLGVSLVKLGSAVLTLPHRYDLFRDLKKTFRTTGLCVSLDHGATSM, from the coding sequence TTGTATAGAACAATTCCAGTCAAAGCAAGATTTACAGACATTGAACAGGCATTTTGGATTGATCAATGCGAACACGCCAACAGTTTGATTAATTGTGCAATTTATCACACAAAGCAAGCTCATTACGTAAGACTGGAAGAGTCTGGCAGCGCTTTTACAACCTACTGGCGTGGTGATGAATTGCGCCATGGTTGGAAGACGTACAAATGTTTTACGACTTATCCAGAACTTGACAAAGTTCTTAAGGATAATCCGCATTACAAGGCTCTTGCTGCACAAGCATCTCAGCAAACGCTGAAATCTGTGGGTGAGTCCATTGCTTCTTACAATGGACTGGTCAATGCATATTACAAAGGAGAGGTTGACAAACCTTCTTTACCCAAATATCGAAAGAAAGGGGGATTGGCGGCAGTCACATTCCCACGTCAAGCACTCAATTATAGAGATGGTAATTTTTACCCATCAATCAGCAAAGAAACCAAGCCACAGATGTTAACTGAAATCAAATTACATCTACCTGATTTTATTGATTTGGATTGGGTAAAAGAAGTGACAATTCGCCCATATTACGGGGAATTGTGGATTGATTGGGTTATTGATGATGGAAAAGAACCAATTGAACTTAATCCAAATCTTGATTACACACAAGCTTGGTCGTTTGACCACGGTGGAACTAATTGGTTAACAGGTGTTTCGACATTGGGTAGAAGTCTAATTATTGATGGTCGCAAGCTGAAATCAATGAATCAAGGTTATTGTCGCCTAGTCGCCAAATACAAGCAGGGTAAGTCTGATTTTTATTGGGACTCCAATCTTGACAGAGTGCAGCGCAAACGTAATAACCAGATGCGAGATGCCATCAATAAAGCAGCAAGATTCATTGTTAATCGCTGTCAACTCGATCGTGTTGGCAACCTTGTTATTGGTTGGAATGAAGGACAGAAAAATGGTTCCGACATGGGAAAACGTGGGAACCAAAATTTTGTGGTAATTCCAACTGGTAGACTTATTGAACGTCTTAAACAACTTTGTCCAGAATACGGGATTGTTTTGACTGTTACGGAAGAGGCGTACACTTCCCGCGCATCGTTTTTGGATGGCGATTTATTACCGAAATTTGGTGAAAAACCCGAAGGATATAAAACGTCTGGAACTCGTATTACACGAGGAACTTACAAAACCAAAAACGGAGTACTTGTCAACGCGGATTGCAATGGAGCCGCTAATATCCTCGCAAAAGTAGCCAGACAGCTAGGCGTAAGTCTAGTCAAGCTGGGTAGTGCAGTTTTGACACTGCCGCATCGGTATGACTTATTCCGCGATCTAAAGAAAACATTTCGCACAACGGGGCTTTGTGTGTCTTTAGACCACGGAGCAACATCCATGTAG
- a CDS encoding S8 family peptidase codes for MRHEKLSPGLLIAFEDYQREGQEALTPQIRTLSIVPPRNTLKPTRSVVFLYCDEQADLSSLSEYGIEVNQNRGSVRTAFLPIDSLDALSEEPAIQRIKPSRKLKLRMDIAKNAVRVPEFIKKNSNLTGKGVIIGVIDTGIDPKHPAFEGRILRIWDQVLSGPGVAEGKYGAELTGSLLTVSQDTNGHGTHVAGIAAGNDVTYGGIAPQAELVIVRSDLDEGHIADGIRYIFRVAQEMGRPAVINLSLGGHYDAHDGTDSLSKIIDTESGPGRIVCCAAGNEGNDNIHGQAIVPAGKKHTMRFNVPFNQTNIALLTGWYSSAGQLEVSVRSPNGFVTPFQSIITEGNYTQEHTLKDARVQIATPGPDPFNGDYNIVVQIRGSGKGNFSQPVPGGNWQLRLHNTSAKDVRVDVWTLDGSVLFTGSSVADSVKIGSPGCASSAITIASYTTKANYIDIDNQLQEMGFYLNDISDFSSEGPLRNDAQKPDIAAPGAMIVSALSSSANCDRTSIINTKFVAMMGTSMAAPFVTGIVALLLQRDPHLDPTAIKDILRKNSSIPGKPAGTFDNKWGFGLINVENL; via the coding sequence ATGAGGCACGAAAAACTATCTCCAGGACTGCTGATAGCATTTGAAGATTATCAACGGGAAGGACAAGAAGCTTTAACTCCACAGATACGAACGCTGAGCATCGTTCCCCCCAGAAACACCCTCAAGCCAACCCGCAGCGTGGTTTTTCTTTACTGTGACGAACAAGCAGATTTAAGCTCTCTATCAGAATACGGCATTGAAGTCAACCAAAATAGAGGAAGTGTTCGCACCGCTTTTTTACCTATAGATAGTTTAGATGCGCTATCTGAAGAGCCTGCCATCCAACGCATTAAGCCCTCACGCAAACTTAAACTGCGGATGGATATTGCCAAGAACGCTGTACGAGTGCCAGAGTTTATTAAGAAAAACAGCAATCTCACTGGTAAGGGAGTTATTATTGGTGTGATAGACACTGGGATCGATCCAAAACACCCTGCTTTTGAAGGGCGTATTTTACGGATTTGGGACCAGGTATTGTCTGGACCTGGAGTTGCTGAAGGTAAATATGGGGCGGAGTTAACTGGTTCGCTGCTAACCGTTTCTCAAGATACCAACGGTCATGGAACTCACGTTGCTGGTATCGCCGCCGGTAATGATGTTACCTATGGAGGGATAGCGCCACAGGCTGAATTAGTGATTGTGAGAAGCGATTTAGATGAAGGTCACATTGCTGATGGGATTCGATACATTTTCCGAGTCGCCCAGGAAATGGGGCGTCCGGCAGTTATTAATTTAAGCCTGGGTGGGCATTATGATGCTCATGATGGCACTGATTCATTATCAAAAATTATTGATACTGAAAGCGGTCCTGGGCGAATTGTTTGTTGTGCAGCAGGCAATGAAGGGAACGACAACATTCACGGTCAAGCGATCGTACCTGCAGGTAAAAAGCACACCATGCGCTTTAACGTTCCATTCAATCAGACAAACATAGCACTATTAACTGGTTGGTACTCCAGCGCGGGTCAATTAGAGGTTTCCGTGCGTAGCCCCAATGGTTTTGTGACTCCTTTCCAATCCATTATTACTGAAGGCAATTACACCCAAGAACACACTCTTAAAGATGCACGGGTACAAATAGCGACACCGGGACCAGATCCATTTAACGGTGACTACAATATAGTCGTACAAATTCGGGGTTCCGGCAAAGGCAATTTTAGTCAGCCCGTACCGGGAGGTAATTGGCAGTTACGATTGCATAACACTTCAGCCAAAGATGTGCGGGTAGACGTTTGGACTTTGGATGGTTCGGTGTTGTTTACGGGCAGCAGTGTTGCAGATTCTGTAAAAATTGGTTCTCCTGGTTGCGCTAGTAGTGCAATTACAATAGCTTCCTATACAACCAAAGCCAATTATATTGATATTGATAACCAATTACAAGAAATGGGCTTTTATTTAAATGATATTTCTGATTTTAGCAGTGAAGGACCACTGCGGAATGATGCCCAAAAACCTGATATTGCTGCACCCGGAGCAATGATTGTTTCTGCCCTTTCTTCCAGTGCTAACTGCGATCGCACTAGCATAATTAACACCAAGTTTGTAGCAATGATGGGTACAAGTATGGCAGCGCCCTTTGTCACTGGTATTGTGGCACTGCTTTTACAACGTGACCCTCACCTAGACCCAACTGCCATTAAAGATATATTGCGAAAAAATAGCTCAATTCCAGGGAAACCTGCTGGAACCTTTGATAACAAATGGGGCTTTGGATTGATTAACGTAGAAAATCTTTAA